From a region of the Armatimonadota bacterium genome:
- the hemG gene encoding protoporphyrinogen oxidase, whose amino-acid sequence MRIAVVGGGITGLAAAYGLVQAKELRGAEVTLYEQAPRLGGKILTERLDGFLLEAGPDSFLTSKPEAVALSRALGLGEELVGTGPDRTVYVLSRGRLHPLPEGLALVAPTRVLPFMRSGLFTLPEKARIGAELLLPPRRVDSDESLGAFVRRRLGQAALDRIAAPLLAGIYAGDAEQLSLEATFPLLRELERRHGSVIAGMLARRRTAADADGHLPLFVTLRGGLGRLVERLGAALEGVEVRTGVGVEAIAREGAGYLLELSVGGRARADLVILTTPAFVAASLLEPLSPEAASMLRQIPYASTATVSLAFREGDLPPLRGHGFVVARGEGWRITACTWASAKWPDRAPPGFALLRAYVGSASDAAVLERSDEEILRVVSEELHSAMGITAWPVLWRIVRWPASMPQYTVGHLERLAAAEAALAGLPGLFLAGAGYRGIGLPDCIRQGLTAAAAVHARIGGSRAGSGSQALGGGLAAD is encoded by the coding sequence GTGAGGATCGCCGTCGTCGGCGGGGGCATCACCGGGCTGGCGGCGGCCTACGGGCTTGTGCAGGCCAAGGAGCTGCGCGGCGCGGAGGTGACCCTCTACGAACAGGCTCCGCGGCTGGGCGGTAAGATCCTCACCGAACGCCTGGACGGTTTCCTCCTGGAGGCGGGACCGGATTCCTTCCTCACCAGCAAGCCGGAGGCGGTGGCTCTGTCGCGGGCCCTGGGGCTGGGGGAGGAATTGGTGGGCACCGGGCCTGACCGCACCGTCTACGTGCTGTCCCGCGGACGCCTCCACCCGCTGCCCGAGGGGCTGGCGCTCGTGGCCCCTACCAGGGTCCTCCCCTTCATGCGCAGCGGGCTTTTCACGTTGCCGGAGAAGGCGCGGATCGGCGCAGAGCTCCTCCTTCCGCCCCGGAGGGTGGACAGCGACGAGAGCCTGGGTGCCTTCGTCCGCCGCCGTCTGGGACAGGCCGCCCTGGACCGCATCGCCGCGCCGCTGCTGGCCGGCATCTACGCCGGGGACGCCGAGCAGCTCAGCCTGGAGGCGACATTCCCCCTGTTGCGGGAGCTGGAGCGGCGGCACGGCTCGGTGATCGCCGGTATGCTGGCCCGGCGCCGCACGGCGGCGGATGCCGACGGCCACCTCCCCCTGTTCGTCACGCTGAGGGGAGGACTGGGCCGGCTGGTGGAACGGCTGGGCGCCGCCCTGGAGGGGGTGGAAGTGCGCACCGGAGTCGGAGTGGAGGCGATCGCCCGAGAAGGGGCGGGATACCTCCTCGAGCTGAGCGTCGGGGGGCGGGCACGAGCCGATCTGGTTATCCTGACCACTCCGGCGTTCGTTGCCGCCTCTCTGCTGGAGCCCCTGTCGCCGGAGGCCGCCTCTATGCTGCGGCAGATCCCGTACGCCTCCACGGCCACCGTCTCGCTGGCGTTCCGAGAGGGTGACCTCCCTCCGCTGCGGGGGCATGGGTTCGTGGTGGCGCGCGGCGAGGGCTGGCGGATCACGGCCTGCACCTGGGCCTCGGCCAAGTGGCCAGACCGGGCGCCGCCGGGCTTCGCCCTGCTGCGGGCCTATGTGGGCAGCGCCAGCGACGCTGCGGTACTGGAGCGGAGCGACGAGGAGATCCTCCGGGTGGTGAGCGAGGAGCTGCACTCGGCCATGGGGATTACGGCCTGGCCCGTCCTCTGGCGCATCGTCCGCTGGCCGGCCTCGATGCCCCAGTACACCGTGGGCCACCTGGAGCGCCTGGCGGCGGCGGAGGCAGCGCTGGCCGGGCTCCCCGGACTCTTCCTGGCCGGCGCCGGCTACCGGGGGATCGGCCTGCCCGACTGCATCAGGCAGGGGCTGACTGCCGCAGCCGCGGTGCATGCTAGAATCGGTGGTTCGCGAGCTGGCTCAGGAAGTCAAGCTCTTGGCGGAGGTCTAGCGGCGGACTGA
- the hemH gene encoding ferrochelatase produces the protein MSAEVAHGGRLAEGGETGWRATPAREAVLLMAYGSPATLAEVGAYYTHIRGGRPPSAELLAELVERYRAIGGRSPLVEITHRQAAALEATLAARGYAVSVRAGMRHAPPFIGDVIREMAAARIRHAVGMALAPHYSRLSVGVYVEAAEQARPPGLTLTYITSWGDHPGFLAAVAARLRAAAQRFPAAPYVVFTAHSLPQRIRTWDDPYPEEVNRSAAGAARLAALPRWTVAYQSAGRTPEPWLGPDLLSTLERLRREGEREVLVCPIGFVADHLEVLYDIDVEAQGLAARLGLRLERTAMPNDAPDFITALADLVAPHLGARVP, from the coding sequence GTGAGCGCGGAGGTGGCGCACGGAGGTCGGCTGGCCGAGGGAGGCGAGACCGGGTGGAGAGCGACGCCCGCCCGGGAGGCGGTCCTGCTCATGGCCTACGGCTCCCCGGCCACCCTGGCCGAGGTCGGGGCCTACTACACTCACATCCGGGGAGGTCGTCCGCCCTCCGCGGAACTGCTGGCCGAGCTGGTGGAGCGCTACCGCGCCATCGGCGGAAGGTCGCCGCTTGTGGAAATAACCCATCGTCAGGCTGCGGCGCTGGAGGCGACGCTGGCTGCGCGGGGGTACGCCGTCTCCGTGCGTGCGGGGATGCGGCACGCGCCCCCCTTCATCGGCGACGTGATCCGGGAGATGGCCGCCGCCAGGATCCGGCATGCGGTGGGGATGGCCCTGGCCCCCCACTACTCCCGGCTGAGCGTGGGGGTGTACGTGGAGGCGGCCGAGCAGGCGCGGCCCCCGGGGCTGACCCTCACCTACATCACGAGCTGGGGCGATCATCCAGGCTTCCTGGCCGCCGTCGCCGCCCGCCTGCGCGCGGCGGCGCAGCGCTTCCCCGCAGCCCCCTATGTGGTGTTCACGGCGCACTCCCTGCCCCAGCGCATCCGCACCTGGGATGATCCCTATCCGGAGGAGGTCAACCGCAGCGCTGCGGGCGCGGCCCGCCTCGCTGCCCTGCCCCGGTGGACGGTTGCCTACCAGAGTGCGGGCCGGACGCCGGAGCCCTGGCTCGGCCCCGACTTGCTCTCGACGCTGGAGCGGCTGCGCAGGGAGGGGGAGCGGGAGGTCCTGGTCTGCCCCATCGGGTTCGTCGCCGACCACCTGGAGGTGCTCTACGACATCGACGTGGAGGCGCAGGGCCTGGCGGCCCGGCTGGGGCTGCGGCTGGAGCGCACCGCTATGCCCAACGACGCCCCGGACTTCATCACCGCGCTGGCCGACCTGGTCGCACCCCACCTGGGGGCGCGCGTGCCGTGA
- the hemE gene encoding uroporphyrinogen decarboxylase produces MNDAFLRACRCQPASRTPVWFMRQAGRALPEYRAVRERYSILEIIWHPDLCAEVTLQPVHRLGVDAAILFADITLPLAGMGVALELCEGVGPVVAEPLKSAADVERLRPFDPYEHTPALLEAVALVRRASPVPLIGFAGAPFTLASYLIEGGSSRQFLKVKAMIHSAPDVWHRLMERLTDAAVAFLRAQVASGAQALQVFDSWVGCLSPHDYRGAVLPHMRRLFASLPQVPAIHFGTGTAGLLELMAEAGGDVIGVDWRVALDAAWARIGPRGIQGNLDPAVAAGPFEVVREQAAAILRAAAGRPGHIFNLGHGVLPHTPVDNLRRLVDLVHAGAEVAR; encoded by the coding sequence GTGAACGACGCGTTCCTGCGCGCCTGCCGTTGCCAGCCCGCCAGCAGGACTCCGGTGTGGTTCATGCGCCAGGCCGGGCGGGCGCTCCCCGAGTACCGGGCGGTCCGCGAGCGCTACAGCATCCTGGAGATCATCTGGCACCCCGACCTTTGCGCCGAGGTCACACTGCAGCCTGTGCACCGCCTGGGTGTGGACGCGGCCATTCTCTTCGCCGACATCACCCTGCCCCTGGCCGGGATGGGGGTGGCGTTGGAGCTGTGCGAAGGGGTGGGACCGGTGGTGGCCGAGCCGCTGAAAAGCGCCGCCGACGTGGAGCGGCTGCGGCCCTTCGACCCCTATGAACACACCCCGGCCCTGCTGGAGGCTGTGGCCCTGGTGCGCAGGGCCTCGCCCGTCCCCCTGATCGGCTTTGCCGGCGCGCCCTTCACGCTGGCCTCCTACCTCATCGAAGGCGGCTCCTCGCGGCAGTTCCTCAAGGTCAAGGCGATGATCCACAGCGCGCCCGACGTCTGGCACCGGCTGATGGAACGGCTCACAGATGCCGCAGTGGCCTTCCTCCGGGCGCAGGTGGCCTCCGGGGCGCAGGCGCTGCAGGTCTTCGACTCATGGGTGGGCTGCCTGAGCCCCCACGACTACCGGGGCGCGGTGCTGCCGCACATGCGCCGTCTCTTCGCCTCCCTGCCCCAGGTCCCCGCCATCCACTTCGGCACGGGGACGGCGGGCCTGCTGGAGCTGATGGCGGAGGCGGGTGGAGACGTGATTGGTGTGGACTGGCGCGTGGCGCTGGACGCGGCCTGGGCGCGCATAGGCCCCAGGGGGATCCAGGGCAACCTCGACCCCGCGGTGGCCGCCGGCCCGTTCGAGGTGGTCCGGGAGCAGGCTGCGGCCATTCTCCGCGCTGCCGCCGGCCGCCCCGGGCACATCTTCAACCTGGGGCACGGGGTGCTGCCGCACACGCCGGTGGACAACCTGCGCCGCCTGGTGGACCTGGTGCACGCGGGTGCGGAGGTGGCCAGGTGA
- the hemL gene encoding glutamate-1-semialdehyde 2,1-aminomutase yields the protein MTGTTNADLFARAQHLFPGGVNSPVRAFGAVGGTPRFITRGSGAYVWDAEGQRLLDFIASWGAVILGHAAPQVVEAVQAAATRGTSFGAPTPEEVELGGLIQSAFPAMERMRFVSSGTEAAMSALRLARAFTGREKIVKFAGCYHGHADVLLVQAGSGVTTLGLPGSAGVPAAAVRDTLVAPYNHVDAVAELFRQFGEEIAAVIVEPVAANMGVIPPHPEFLPALRHLTTAHGALLIFDEVITGFRVAFGGAQARYDVTPDLTCLGKIIGGGLPVGAYGGRREIMERVAPLGPVYQAGTLSGNPVAMAAGAVVLRRLADPAVYRTLEERAASLADRLRTALAGRAAVAQVGAMLTVFFRETPPADHAQAVECDTSGFARFFHAMLARGILLPPSQFEAWFLTLAHGEEEVDAAVAAAREAVA from the coding sequence GTGACGGGGACGACCAACGCGGACCTCTTCGCCCGGGCCCAGCACCTCTTCCCCGGCGGGGTGAACAGTCCGGTGCGGGCCTTCGGCGCGGTGGGCGGGACGCCCCGCTTCATCACCCGCGGCTCCGGCGCCTACGTGTGGGACGCGGAGGGACAGCGCCTCCTGGACTTCATCGCCTCCTGGGGAGCGGTCATCCTGGGCCACGCCGCCCCCCAGGTGGTGGAAGCGGTCCAGGCTGCTGCCACCCGGGGGACCAGCTTCGGGGCGCCCACCCCGGAAGAGGTCGAGCTGGGCGGCCTGATCCAGTCGGCCTTCCCCGCCATGGAGCGGATGCGCTTCGTCAGCTCCGGCACCGAGGCCGCAATGAGCGCCCTGCGCCTGGCCCGGGCCTTCACCGGACGGGAGAAGATCGTCAAGTTCGCCGGGTGCTACCACGGGCACGCGGACGTGCTGCTGGTGCAGGCCGGCTCGGGCGTGACCACTCTGGGACTGCCGGGTTCCGCCGGCGTGCCCGCCGCCGCGGTAAGGGACACGCTGGTGGCGCCCTATAACCATGTGGATGCTGTCGCTGAGCTCTTCCGTCAGTTCGGAGAGGAGATTGCCGCGGTGATCGTCGAGCCGGTGGCCGCCAACATGGGTGTGATCCCTCCGCATCCGGAGTTCCTGCCGGCGCTGCGCCACCTCACCACCGCCCACGGCGCCCTCCTGATCTTTGACGAGGTGATCACCGGCTTCCGCGTCGCCTTCGGTGGAGCGCAGGCCCGCTACGACGTCACTCCCGACCTGACCTGCCTGGGCAAGATCATCGGCGGGGGGCTGCCCGTGGGAGCCTACGGGGGCCGGCGGGAGATCATGGAACGCGTGGCCCCGCTGGGTCCCGTCTACCAGGCGGGCACCCTGTCGGGGAACCCTGTGGCCATGGCGGCGGGCGCGGTGGTGCTGCGCCGCCTGGCCGACCCCGCCGTCTATCGCACGCTGGAGGAGCGCGCCGCCTCGCTGGCCGACCGGCTGCGCACGGCCCTGGCCGGGCGGGCCGCGGTGGCCCAGGTCGGCGCCATGCTCACCGTCTTCTTCCGGGAGACCCCTCCGGCCGACCACGCGCAGGCCGTGGAATGCGACACTTCGGGCTTCGCCCGTTTCTTCCACGCCATGCTGGCCCGGGGGATCCTCCTGCCGCCCTCCCAGTTCGAGGCGTGGTTCCTCACGCTGGCCCACGGTGAGGAGGAGGTGGACGCCGCGGTGGCCGCAGCGCGGGAGGCGGTGGCGTGA
- a CDS encoding TIGR04053 family radical SAM/SPASM domain-containing protein, giving the protein MNPLETQRVEAQDLESWHPEPRQGEREAHLRPSTGTVPYVFARAPLLIYWEVTRACDLACSHCRAEAVATRHPGELSTEEGRAMLREARRFGEPPPHLVITGGDPLKRPDLWDLIAAAVEQGFGVSLAPSGTVLLTREVVRRLAASGIQSMSLSLDGSTAERHDAFRGVPGCFAVTLQAARWVRQARIPLQVNTLVTAETLEDLPDLYALLSGLDIMRWSLFFLISVGRGRLLREITPGQSERLFHWLLDLSRDAPFAIKTTEATHYRRVAVVRMRAAGMDDAAIARTPVGRGFGVRDGNGIMFVSHTGEVYPSGFLPLAAGNVREGSIVDLYRASPLFVRLRDVDRLTGKCGACSFKAICGGSRARAYAWTGDEMASDPLCPYQP; this is encoded by the coding sequence ATGAATCCACTGGAAACGCAGCGGGTGGAGGCACAAGATCTGGAGTCCTGGCACCCGGAGCCCCGGCAGGGGGAGCGGGAGGCGCACCTTCGACCCTCCACTGGTACCGTCCCCTACGTCTTCGCCCGGGCGCCGCTGCTGATCTACTGGGAGGTGACCCGTGCCTGCGACCTGGCCTGCAGCCACTGCCGCGCCGAGGCGGTGGCAACGCGTCACCCCGGGGAGCTCTCCACGGAGGAGGGGCGGGCGATGCTGCGGGAGGCGCGGCGTTTTGGCGAGCCACCGCCCCACCTGGTGATCACCGGGGGCGATCCCCTGAAGCGTCCCGACCTGTGGGACCTCATCGCCGCGGCGGTGGAGCAGGGCTTCGGTGTCTCCCTGGCTCCCAGCGGGACGGTCCTGCTCACGCGGGAGGTAGTTCGCCGTCTGGCCGCTTCCGGAATCCAGAGCATGTCGCTCTCTCTGGACGGGTCCACGGCGGAGAGGCACGACGCCTTCCGCGGAGTCCCGGGGTGCTTCGCGGTGACGCTGCAGGCGGCCCGATGGGTGCGCCAGGCCCGCATCCCCCTGCAGGTCAACACGCTGGTCACGGCGGAGACACTGGAGGACCTGCCGGACCTCTACGCCCTGCTTAGCGGCCTGGACATCATGCGCTGGAGCCTCTTCTTCCTCATCTCCGTGGGTCGGGGCCGCCTGCTGCGCGAGATCACGCCCGGCCAGTCGGAGCGGCTCTTCCACTGGCTGCTGGATCTCTCCCGGGACGCCCCCTTTGCCATCAAGACCACCGAGGCCACCCACTACCGGCGGGTGGCGGTGGTGCGCATGCGGGCGGCGGGAATGGACGATGCGGCCATCGCCCGCACCCCCGTGGGGCGGGGGTTCGGGGTACGTGATGGCAACGGGATCATGTTCGTCTCGCATACCGGGGAGGTCTATCCCTCAGGGTTCCTGCCGCTGGCCGCCGGGAATGTGCGTGAGGGCAGCATCGTCGACCTCTACCGGGCCTCGCCCCTGTTCGTCCGCCTGCGCGACGTGGATCGCCTCACAGGCAAGTGCGGCGCCTGCTCCTTCAAGGCCATCTGCGGCGGCTCCCGCGCCCGGGCCTACGCCTGGACCGGCGACGAGATGGCTAGCGACCCCCTCTGTCCCTACCAGCCGTGA
- a CDS encoding chlorite dismutase family protein, which produces MHVLTLRLDPAWRRTTAAEREADLTAFVRAADEAARRVTTHTYSMVGLRADAQFLLWRLGATPEDLEETASLLLRSGVGRWCTPAHSLLGLLRPSVYVQRVSEQEQAMLAGERSRYLIVYPFVKSADWYLTPRAERQKIMAEHIRVGRTYPQVRQCLAYSFGLDDQEFIVTYETDDLPAFQDLVMALRETEARRATVRDVPILTGIHRPLEEALRLLG; this is translated from the coding sequence GTGCACGTCCTTACCCTGCGCCTGGACCCGGCCTGGCGGCGGACGACCGCGGCCGAGCGGGAAGCGGATCTAACCGCCTTCGTCCGGGCGGCAGATGAGGCGGCGAGGCGAGTGACCACACACACCTACTCCATGGTGGGACTGCGCGCCGACGCCCAGTTCCTCCTCTGGCGCCTGGGGGCCACCCCGGAGGACCTGGAGGAGACGGCCAGCCTGCTGCTGCGTTCCGGAGTGGGCCGCTGGTGTACCCCGGCCCACTCTCTGCTGGGGCTACTGCGGCCGTCGGTCTACGTGCAGCGGGTTAGCGAACAGGAGCAGGCCATGCTGGCGGGGGAGCGCTCCCGCTACCTGATCGTCTACCCCTTCGTCAAGTCGGCCGACTGGTACCTCACCCCGCGGGCCGAGAGGCAGAAGATCATGGCCGAGCACATCCGGGTGGGACGTACCTACCCGCAGGTGCGGCAGTGCCTGGCCTACTCCTTCGGATTGGACGACCAGGAGTTCATCGTCACCTACGAGACAGACGACCTGCCCGCCTTTCAGGACCTGGTCATGGCCCTGCGGGAGACGGAGGCGCGGCGGGCCACCGTGCGCGACGTGCCCATCCTCACCGGAATCCACCGGCCGCTGGAGGAGGCGCTGCGCCTGCTGGGATAG
- the hemB gene encoding porphobilinogen synthase, with the protein MQQLTAPHELVRRPRRLRRTATLRTLTRETRLTPERFIYPLFVRAGRGVREPIGPMPGQFRLSVDLLAGEAAELRRLGIRAVLLFGIPERKDALGSGAYDPDGIVPQAIRALRDADPELVVAADVCLCEYTTHGHCGVIRDGQVDNDATLELLAQTATALAAAGADVVAPSAMMDGQVGAIRRALDAAGQQQVAVMAYSAKYASVFYGPFREAAGSAPQFGDRRGYQMDPPNVREALREITLDVEEGADLVMVKPALAYLDVIRAAREIVPVPLAAYNVSGEYAMVKAAAERGWLDGPAAALEILTAIARAGADVIITYFAKEAARLIA; encoded by the coding sequence GTGCAGCAGCTCACCGCCCCACATGAGCTCGTCCGGCGGCCGCGCCGGCTGCGGCGGACCGCCACCTTGCGGACCCTGACCCGTGAGACCCGCCTTACCCCGGAGCGGTTCATCTACCCGCTCTTCGTGCGAGCCGGGCGCGGTGTGCGCGAGCCCATCGGCCCCATGCCCGGGCAGTTCCGCCTCTCGGTGGACCTGCTGGCCGGGGAGGCCGCCGAGCTGCGCCGGCTCGGCATCCGCGCGGTGCTGCTCTTCGGGATCCCCGAACGCAAGGACGCCCTGGGGAGCGGAGCCTACGACCCCGACGGCATCGTCCCCCAGGCCATCCGGGCGCTGCGCGACGCGGACCCGGAGCTGGTTGTCGCCGCGGACGTCTGCCTGTGCGAGTACACCACCCACGGCCACTGCGGCGTTATCCGCGACGGCCAGGTGGACAACGACGCCACACTGGAGCTGCTGGCACAGACGGCCACGGCGCTGGCGGCGGCGGGGGCGGATGTCGTCGCCCCCAGCGCAATGATGGACGGCCAGGTGGGTGCCATCCGCAGGGCGCTGGACGCCGCCGGGCAACAACAGGTGGCGGTGATGGCGTACTCGGCCAAGTACGCCTCCGTCTTCTACGGCCCCTTCCGCGAGGCCGCCGGTTCAGCCCCGCAGTTCGGCGACCGCCGTGGCTACCAGATGGACCCGCCCAACGTCCGCGAGGCGCTGCGGGAGATCACCCTGGATGTAGAGGAGGGTGCCGACCTGGTCATGGTAAAGCCGGCCCTGGCCTACCTGGACGTCATCCGCGCCGCCCGCGAAATAGTCCCGGTGCCGCTGGCCGCCTACAACGTCAGCGGGGAGTATGCCATGGTTAAGGCTGCCGCCGAGCGGGGCTGGCTGGACGGGCCGGCCGCAGCGCTGGAGATCCTCACCGCCATCGCCCGCGCCGGCGCTGATGTGATCATCACCTACTTTGCCAAGGAAGCGGCACGGCTCATCGCATGA
- a CDS encoding uroporphyrinogen-III synthase, which translates to MSGRGNGSGTGGRRVLVTRPEGRELCARLQALGWDPRWVPTVALVEVEAGGPLDVALRRLDTYDWVVVTSAGGVRAVFQRLHSLGLPVPAAPRWAAVGPATAAALQAQGVTAAFVPDRYLTAAVARGLGEVAGRRILLPRADAASAELPRLLRERGAHVDQVVAYRTVEGPEESRRPLRGLLAEGIDVVLFTSGSTVRGFARLVDDPAAALAGVLVACIGPVTARAVRELGLHPHLVAEEHTTEGLIAALQRREARAAAHRPT; encoded by the coding sequence GTGAGCGGGCGTGGCAACGGGAGCGGTACAGGCGGGCGGCGGGTGCTGGTAACCCGGCCCGAGGGCCGCGAGCTCTGTGCACGCCTGCAGGCTCTGGGGTGGGACCCGCGCTGGGTTCCCACGGTGGCCCTTGTGGAGGTCGAGGCGGGTGGCCCGCTGGATGTGGCCCTGCGCCGGTTGGACACCTACGACTGGGTCGTGGTCACCAGCGCCGGCGGGGTACGTGCGGTCTTCCAGCGTCTACACAGCCTGGGCCTGCCGGTCCCTGCCGCTCCCCGATGGGCGGCGGTGGGGCCGGCGACCGCAGCGGCGCTGCAGGCCCAAGGGGTCACCGCCGCCTTCGTACCGGACCGCTACCTCACCGCGGCGGTGGCCCGCGGCCTGGGCGAGGTGGCCGGGCGACGCATCCTGCTACCGCGCGCGGACGCCGCTTCAGCGGAGCTGCCCCGCCTGCTCCGGGAACGGGGCGCGCATGTGGATCAGGTGGTGGCCTACCGCACCGTCGAGGGCCCAGAGGAATCGCGCCGGCCGCTGCGCGGCCTCCTGGCCGAGGGGATCGACGTCGTCCTGTTCACCAGCGGCTCCACCGTGCGCGGCTTCGCCCGCCTGGTGGACGACCCCGCCGCCGCACTGGCCGGGGTCCTCGTGGCCTGCATCGGCCCTGTGACCGCGCGGGCCGTGCGGGAGCTGGGGCTCCACCCGCACCTGGTGGCCGAAGAGCACACCACCGAAGGCTTGATCGCCGCACTGCAGAGGAGGGAGGCACGTGCAGCAGCTCACCGCCCCACATGA
- the hemC gene encoding hydroxymethylbilane synthase, giving the protein MADRLRLGTRGSALALAQAELVAQALRARGISVEVVTVRTTGDRDRSAGALRRGSGIFVKELEQALLGGRIDLAVHSAKDLPTAETDGVSVAAYLPRSDPRDALISRSGREVADLPPGARVGTDSPRRAAFLLALRPDLRIIGLRGNVDTRLRRLDAGSLDAIVVAAAGLQRLGLARRITAPLSPQVMLPAVGQGAVAVQVRVDGSSSALVASLDHLPTRQELVAERAFLRAVGGGCRAPIAALARVDGGRLVLEGAVVSPDGRSMVRDRAEGAVEMAEELGSALGARLLARGAAVLAGGGRT; this is encoded by the coding sequence ATGGCTGACCGGCTGCGCCTGGGCACCCGGGGGAGCGCTCTGGCCCTGGCGCAGGCGGAGCTGGTGGCCCAGGCGCTGCGCGCCAGGGGCATCTCGGTCGAGGTCGTCACTGTGCGCACGACCGGGGACCGCGACCGGAGTGCGGGCGCCTTACGGAGGGGCAGCGGGATCTTCGTCAAGGAGCTGGAGCAGGCGCTGCTTGGTGGACGCATCGACCTGGCGGTGCACAGCGCCAAGGACCTCCCTACCGCCGAGACAGACGGGGTCTCCGTCGCGGCCTACCTGCCTCGCAGTGACCCGCGCGACGCGCTGATCAGTCGCAGCGGCCGGGAGGTGGCGGACCTGCCTCCCGGAGCCCGGGTGGGGACCGACAGCCCCAGACGGGCCGCCTTCCTCCTGGCGCTGCGTCCCGACCTGCGGATCATCGGGCTGCGCGGCAACGTGGACACCCGGCTGCGCCGCCTGGACGCAGGCTCCCTGGATGCCATCGTGGTGGCTGCCGCAGGGCTGCAGCGCCTGGGGCTCGCCCGTCGGATCACGGCGCCGCTCTCCCCCCAGGTGATGCTGCCGGCTGTCGGCCAGGGTGCGGTGGCGGTGCAGGTACGGGTGGATGGCTCCTCCTCCGCGCTGGTAGCGTCGCTGGACCACCTGCCCACGCGGCAGGAGCTGGTGGCGGAGCGGGCCTTCCTGCGGGCGGTGGGAGGCGGGTGCCGGGCGCCCATCGCCGCGCTGGCCCGCGTCGACGGAGGGCGCCTGGTGCTGGAGGGTGCTGTGGTCTCCCCCGACGGCCGGAGCATGGTGCGGGACCGGGCGGAGGGCGCGGTGGAGATGGCCGAGGAATTGGGCTCGGCGCTGGGGGCGCGCCTGCTTGCCCGCGGCGCCGCGGTGCTGGCGGGGGGAGGGCGGACGTGA
- the hemA gene encoding glutamyl-tRNA reductase yields MITSVGLSHKTAPLALRERFALGADAAERLLAGLGGEALLLVTCNRTELYGTASVEELRRALLEAAGAPQETPLVVLRGRGAVRHLLAVAAGLDSMVLGEPQILGQVREALAVARRLGRLGAVLDRLGQHALAAGRRVRTETPLGRDRPSIPKAAAVLAAEVLAASDNRAVLVVGAGKVGELTAQALRDAGAGPIVVTNRTPAAAVELARAVGGEAAPLGDLERLLREADLVISCTGSQAPLLDRELVGRVASARGGRPLVLIDLAVPRDVAPEVRHLPGVRLFDLDDLRSRASQAVSPEVLARAEAIVEEETAQFLSWLAGRQAVPTIRALRRRAEALLEEELAAASSPDPVLRAFGRRLLNKFLHYPLVRMRDRAATHGPIYLDVARDLFALNDSDGGEPEWRDG; encoded by the coding sequence GTGATCACCAGCGTCGGGCTCAGCCACAAGACCGCTCCCCTGGCCCTGCGGGAGCGGTTCGCCCTGGGAGCGGATGCAGCCGAGCGCCTGCTGGCCGGTCTGGGGGGCGAAGCCCTCCTGCTGGTGACCTGCAACCGCACCGAGCTCTACGGCACGGCGTCGGTAGAGGAACTGCGCCGCGCCCTGCTGGAGGCGGCGGGCGCCCCCCAGGAGACCCCGCTGGTGGTGCTGCGCGGCCGCGGCGCCGTGCGCCACCTGCTGGCTGTGGCCGCAGGGCTGGATTCCATGGTGCTGGGCGAGCCGCAGATCCTGGGGCAGGTGCGGGAGGCGCTGGCGGTGGCCCGGCGCCTGGGCAGGCTGGGAGCGGTACTGGACCGCCTGGGGCAGCATGCGCTGGCCGCCGGGCGTCGTGTGCGCACCGAGACCCCCCTGGGGCGCGACCGCCCCTCCATCCCCAAGGCGGCGGCCGTACTGGCCGCCGAGGTGCTTGCCGCTTCCGACAATCGAGCGGTCCTGGTAGTCGGGGCGGGAAAGGTGGGAGAGCTGACGGCGCAGGCGCTGCGGGATGCCGGCGCGGGGCCCATTGTTGTGACCAACCGCACCCCGGCGGCTGCGGTGGAGCTGGCGCGCGCCGTCGGCGGGGAGGCGGCTCCGTTAGGGGACCTGGAGCGGCTCCTGCGGGAGGCCGACCTGGTTATCTCCTGCACCGGATCTCAGGCTCCGCTTCTGGACCGGGAGCTGGTTGGTAGGGTGGCCTCTGCGCGGGGAGGAAGGCCCCTGGTCCTGATCGACCTGGCGGTGCCGCGCGATGTCGCTCCCGAGGTGCGACACCTGCCCGGTGTCCGCCTTTTCGACCTCGACGACCTGCGCAGCCGCGCCTCCCAGGCTGTCTCCCCGGAGGTGCTGGCAAGGGCGGAGGCCATTGTGGAGGAGGAGACGGCGCAGTTCCTGTCCTGGCTGGCTGGCCGCCAGGCCGTGCCCACGATCCGGGCGCTGCGCCGTCGGGCCGAGGCCCTGCTGGAGGAGGAGCTGGCTGCGGCCTCCTCACCCGACCCGGTCCTGCGGGCCTTTGGCCGTCGCCTCCTGAACAAGTTCCTGCACTACCCGCTGGTGCGGATGCGGGACCGCGCGGCGACACACGGGCCCATCTACCTGGACGTGGCCCGGGACCTGTTCGCCCTCAACGACTCCGACGGCGGCGAGCCGGAGTGGCGGGATGGCTGA